The Borrelia coriaceae genome has a window encoding:
- a CDS encoding ParA family protein, with the protein MDKKNPKIITFASIKGGVGKSTSSILFATLLARKYTVLLIDMDTQASVTSYFFNEIKEKNINLMEKNVCEVLKGNLELASAIFNIEGSLDLLPSYLTLHSLNEDFYCANRHKSIDLKLKVELRRLKIKYDYIVIDTNPSLDFTLKCSLNSTDYIIVPMTAEKWTLESYELLEFFIKKLDRLIPIFFIITRFKKNNTHKKLLKIIQEKDTFLGVVSERENLNKRIASNSDFDLKSDYIIEYNQILSNLLYHINLSDDTMEIPSISCPALENYKNPIE; encoded by the coding sequence ATGGATAAAAAGAACCCTAAGATAATCACTTTTGCCTCGATTAAAGGAGGTGTTGGAAAAAGTACAAGCTCAATTCTATTTGCAACTTTACTGGCCCGAAAATATACAGTACTGTTAATTGATATGGATACACAAGCATCGGTTACTAGTTATTTTTTTAACGAGATAAAAGAAAAAAATATAAACTTAATGGAAAAAAACGTATGCGAAGTTTTAAAAGGAAATTTAGAGCTTGCTAGTGCAATTTTTAATATTGAAGGCAGTTTAGATTTACTTCCTAGCTATTTAACTTTACACAGTTTAAATGAAGATTTTTATTGTGCAAATAGGCATAAATCTATTGATTTAAAGCTAAAGGTAGAATTAAGAAGGTTAAAAATAAAGTACGATTATATAGTGATTGATACTAATCCAAGTTTAGATTTTACATTAAAATGTTCTTTAAATTCTACTGATTATATTATAGTTCCAATGACAGCTGAGAAATGGACTCTTGAAAGTTATGAACTTTTAGAATTTTTCATTAAAAAGTTGGACAGGTTAATACCAATTTTCTTTATTATAACAAGATTTAAAAAAAATAATACCCATAAGAAATTATTGAAAATAATTCAAGAAAAGGACACCTTTTTAGGTGTTGTATCTGAAAGAGAAAATCTAAATAAAAGAATAGCAAGTAACAGTGATTTTGATTTAAAGTCTGATTATATCATAGAATATAATCAAATATTAAGTAATTTATTATACCACATAAATCTTAGTGACGATACGATGGAGATTCCTAGTATAAGTTGTCCAGCGCTGGAGAACTATAAAAATCCAATAGAATAA